In Cedecea neteri, a single genomic region encodes these proteins:
- the narP gene encoding nitrate/nitrite response regulator protein NarP, protein MSEKTVYQVLIVDDHPLMRRGVRQLLELDSTFTVVGEASSGAEAISLANRLSPDLILLDLNMKGLSGLDTLNALRRDGISARVVILTVSDARSDIFTLIDAGADGYLLKDSDPEVLLQDIHRCLTGEKAFSEQVHEYLTNRGSERQSSDPFAILTERELDVLSEVARGLSNKQIASGLHISEETVKVHIRNLLRKLQVRSRVAATVLFLESRG, encoded by the coding sequence ATGTCTGAGAAAACGGTATACCAGGTTTTAATTGTGGACGATCACCCGCTGATGCGGCGCGGAGTGCGCCAGCTGCTTGAGCTGGACAGCACGTTTACGGTCGTGGGTGAAGCCAGCAGCGGCGCGGAGGCCATCAGTTTAGCGAATCGCCTGTCGCCGGATTTGATTCTGCTCGACCTGAACATGAAGGGCCTGAGCGGCCTCGATACGCTCAACGCCCTGCGCCGGGACGGGATCAGCGCCCGCGTGGTGATCCTGACCGTGTCCGACGCTCGCAGCGATATCTTTACGTTGATTGATGCCGGGGCCGATGGTTACCTGCTGAAAGACAGCGATCCGGAGGTTTTATTGCAGGACATTCACCGCTGCCTGACGGGTGAAAAAGCATTTAGCGAGCAGGTACACGAGTACCTGACCAACCGAGGTAGCGAGCGGCAGAGCAGCGATCCGTTTGCTATTCTCACTGAGCGTGAGCTGGACGTGCTGTCAGAGGTGGCCCGTGGGCTGTCAAATAAGCAAATTGCCAGCGGGCTACATATTTCAGAAGAGACGGTAAAAGTGCATATCCGTAACCTGCTTCGCAAGCTGCAGGTGAGGTCACGCGTCGCGGCCACGGTATTATTTTTGGAAAGTCGGGGTTAA
- a CDS encoding DUF1176 domain-containing protein, giving the protein MFYRISSLLMLALLVANAAFAAPAQKQFSDWQVTCNNQNFCSTRNTGTHQGLVMTITRGAGARTDASLRIDLGNMESADVKVSPVAPRLRLDDAPLAIQPSEWKVSPHHLMTNNPAAINGLLDAIMNGNKITLADGMGIISLSGLKAALLFIDSQQKRIGSETAWIKKGDGPPLSVPPAPPLKEVAAATAASTPLSHDELNDLLDYGTWRMNNSQCSLDPQRREVRVFPLTDDKALMLTSCEAGAYNVVYLAWVISRQKPFVARTIHLRLPFMPDGGSTELELMNAGFDEHDKVLTTLAKGRGLADCGVATRWRFDGQRFRLVRYAEEPACDGWHKAGGWPTLWVTK; this is encoded by the coding sequence ATGTTCTATCGGATATCCTCCTTGCTTATGCTTGCATTGCTGGTAGCAAATGCTGCATTTGCCGCACCGGCGCAAAAGCAGTTTTCCGACTGGCAGGTGACCTGCAATAACCAGAACTTTTGCAGCACCCGTAATACCGGGACGCATCAGGGATTGGTGATGACGATTACCCGGGGTGCCGGGGCCCGCACTGACGCCAGTTTGCGCATCGACCTGGGGAATATGGAGAGTGCGGACGTTAAAGTCTCGCCTGTAGCACCGAGGCTGCGGCTCGACGACGCGCCACTTGCTATTCAGCCCAGTGAGTGGAAAGTGTCGCCTCATCATTTGATGACCAATAATCCGGCAGCGATTAATGGCCTGCTGGACGCTATTATGAACGGCAATAAAATTACGCTTGCCGACGGCATGGGCATCATTTCGCTCAGCGGGCTCAAAGCGGCGCTGCTGTTTATCGACAGCCAGCAAAAGCGTATTGGCAGCGAAACCGCATGGATTAAAAAAGGCGACGGGCCTCCGCTCAGCGTGCCTCCGGCTCCACCGCTCAAAGAAGTGGCTGCAGCAACGGCCGCATCAACGCCGCTTTCACACGACGAACTAAACGATCTGCTGGATTACGGCACATGGCGGATGAATAACAGCCAGTGTTCACTCGATCCGCAGCGCCGGGAAGTGCGCGTTTTCCCTCTGACCGACGACAAAGCGCTGATGCTGACCAGCTGCGAGGCGGGAGCCTATAACGTGGTTTATCTGGCCTGGGTTATCTCCCGACAAAAACCGTTTGTCGCCAGGACGATTCACCTGCGGTTACCCTTTATGCCGGACGGCGGCAGCACCGAACTGGAGCTAATGAACGCGGGATTTGATGAGCACGATAAAGTGTTAACCACCCTGGCGAAAGGGCGTGGGCTTGCCGATTGCGGGGTGGCCACGCGCTGGCGCTTTGACGGGCAGCGTTTTCGACTGGTTCGCTATGCGGAAGAGCCCGCCTGTGATGGCTGGCATAAAGCGGGCGGCTGGCCGACGCTGTGGGTCACCAAATAG
- the napF gene encoding ferredoxin-type protein NapF produces the protein MAKLTRRGLLTGGWHSSTPAIRPPWSGDENHFLLDCTRCDSCVSACQSRVLRRGQGGYPEIDFSRGECTFCYACADACPQRLFAPQSAQPWTLILQLGKTCLAWHQVECRSCEDACESQAIRFIPTLRDVSRPQISSSACHGCGACVAGCPTSAITLRPQNAH, from the coding sequence ATGGCTAAACTGACCCGTCGCGGCCTGCTGACCGGGGGCTGGCACAGTTCTACTCCCGCCATTCGCCCTCCGTGGAGCGGCGATGAAAACCATTTTCTTCTGGACTGCACGCGCTGCGATAGCTGCGTGAGCGCCTGTCAGAGCCGGGTGCTTCGCCGTGGCCAGGGCGGCTACCCCGAAATCGACTTTAGCCGGGGCGAGTGCACCTTCTGCTATGCGTGCGCGGACGCCTGCCCTCAGCGGCTTTTTGCCCCGCAATCAGCGCAACCCTGGACACTGATTTTACAGCTCGGAAAAACCTGCCTGGCCTGGCATCAGGTGGAATGCCGCAGCTGTGAAGATGCCTGTGAATCACAGGCCATCCGGTTCATCCCCACTCTGCGGGACGTTTCCCGTCCACAGATTTCTTCGTCTGCCTGTCACGGCTGCGGCGCTTGTGTTGCCGGTTGCCCAACGTCAGCCATCACCCTGAGGCCACAAAATGCACACTGA
- the napC gene encoding cytochrome c-type protein NapC encodes MDKSTRQPGIIKRVWLWWRRPSRLALGTLLLIGFAAGIIFWGGFNTGMEMSNREEFCIGCHEMRNNVYEEYMGTVHYNNRSGVRATCPDCHVPHEWVPKMIRKIQASKELYAKAFGLIDTPQKFDDHRLAMAQNEWRRMKNNNSQECRNCHNFDYMDFTAQKTVAAKMHDEAIKDGKTCIDCHKGIAHKLPDMREVEAGF; translated from the coding sequence ATGGACAAATCAACTCGCCAACCTGGCATCATTAAGCGTGTGTGGCTGTGGTGGCGCAGGCCGAGCCGTTTAGCGCTCGGCACGTTGCTGCTGATTGGCTTTGCTGCCGGGATAATTTTTTGGGGCGGTTTCAACACCGGAATGGAAATGTCCAACCGCGAAGAGTTCTGTATCGGCTGCCACGAAATGCGCAATAACGTGTATGAGGAGTACATGGGCACGGTGCATTACAACAACCGCAGCGGCGTGCGCGCCACTTGCCCGGACTGCCATGTACCGCATGAATGGGTGCCGAAAATGATCCGTAAAATTCAGGCCAGCAAGGAGCTGTACGCCAAGGCCTTTGGGCTGATAGACACGCCACAGAAGTTTGACGATCACCGCCTGGCGATGGCGCAAAACGAGTGGCGGCGGATGAAAAACAACAACTCCCAGGAGTGTCGAAACTGCCATAACTTCGACTATATGGATTTCACCGCGCAGAAAACCGTGGCGGCCAAAATGCACGATGAGGCGATCAAAGACGGAAAAACCTGTATTGATTGCCATAAAGGGATAGCGCATAAGCTGCCGGATATGCGAGAGGTTGAGGCGGGGTTTTGA
- the narQ gene encoding nitrate/nitrite two-component system sensor histidine kinase NarQ: MTVKRSVSTSLARAFFSIVLLSLLSTGIAMLTLASSLKDAEAVNIAGSLRMQSYRLGYDLQSNPKAIAAHLQQYQQSLDSPTLQQLNRFWVPDEVKARYNALQQAWQQMQQHILNEDIDWYRYNIAAYVEQIDLFVLALQHYAERKMMQVVAASVVGFIAIFTLVFFTLRRIRQQVVMPLNTMVEASKAIERGEFTPPNLDRTLPNELGALAQAFIRMADELQKLYRSLEQQVEQKTLRLQEANRMLEVLYSCSQAMNVSTINRDCFVQILQIIHQHEGVSALEMQVGENWRLTEGSPVVEEKWHTLPLVQQDSAFGTLRWQSPGKAPSPQLMKSVATMLGRGVYFNQAQKHYQQLLLMEERATIARELHDSLAQVLSYLRIQLTLLKRAVPEENQPAQRIVGDFSQALNDAYRQLRELLTTFRLTLQQADLPAALQELLEPLREQTQAEISLKCSMPTQVLDASQQIHLLQIIREAVLNAIKHANASHIEVVCRSESGGEHFASVFDNGHGIASLEEPEGHYGLNIMHERAGRLGGQLTISRPPEGGTRVEVHFTSAPPAAAGSHNNN; encoded by the coding sequence GTGACAGTCAAACGCTCGGTCTCCACCAGCCTTGCCCGCGCTTTCTTTTCGATTGTTTTGCTGTCATTGCTTTCCACCGGCATCGCGATGCTGACGCTCGCCAGCAGCCTGAAAGATGCAGAAGCTGTGAACATTGCGGGATCGCTGCGCATGCAAAGCTATCGCCTGGGTTACGATCTTCAAAGTAACCCGAAGGCTATTGCGGCACATTTACAGCAGTATCAGCAGTCGCTGGACTCCCCGACATTGCAGCAGCTCAACCGGTTTTGGGTGCCCGATGAGGTGAAAGCCCGCTATAACGCTCTGCAGCAGGCCTGGCAGCAAATGCAGCAGCATATTCTGAACGAAGACATCGACTGGTACCGCTATAATATCGCCGCCTACGTAGAACAAATCGACCTGTTTGTGCTGGCGCTGCAGCATTATGCCGAGCGAAAAATGATGCAGGTTGTCGCGGCTTCGGTGGTCGGTTTTATCGCTATTTTTACCCTGGTATTCTTCACTTTGCGTCGCATCCGCCAGCAGGTGGTCATGCCGCTCAATACCATGGTAGAAGCGAGCAAAGCCATTGAGCGCGGCGAATTTACCCCCCCGAACCTTGACCGCACCCTACCCAATGAGCTGGGCGCCCTGGCACAGGCTTTTATCCGCATGGCGGATGAGCTGCAAAAACTTTATCGTTCCTTAGAGCAGCAGGTGGAGCAAAAGACCCTGCGCCTGCAGGAAGCCAACCGCATGCTCGAAGTGCTGTACAGTTGCTCCCAGGCGATGAACGTCAGCACCATCAACCGCGACTGTTTCGTGCAGATCCTGCAGATCATCCACCAGCATGAGGGGGTTAGCGCCCTGGAAATGCAGGTGGGTGAAAACTGGCGGCTGACGGAAGGCTCCCCGGTGGTGGAAGAAAAATGGCATACCCTGCCGCTGGTTCAGCAGGACAGCGCTTTTGGGACGCTACGCTGGCAGTCACCGGGTAAAGCCCCTTCCCCGCAATTGATGAAAAGCGTGGCCACCATGCTGGGGCGAGGCGTGTATTTTAATCAGGCGCAAAAACACTACCAACAACTGCTGCTAATGGAAGAACGAGCGACGATTGCCAGGGAGCTGCATGACTCTCTGGCGCAGGTTCTCTCTTATCTTCGTATCCAGCTAACGCTGCTTAAGCGCGCGGTGCCCGAAGAAAACCAGCCTGCGCAGAGGATTGTCGGGGATTTTTCCCAGGCCTTAAACGACGCCTATCGCCAGCTACGCGAGCTGCTCACCACCTTCCGCCTGACGCTGCAGCAGGCAGATTTACCCGCCGCACTGCAGGAGTTGCTGGAGCCATTGCGCGAGCAAACCCAGGCAGAAATTAGCCTGAAATGCAGCATGCCGACTCAGGTTCTGGACGCTTCTCAGCAAATCCACCTGCTGCAAATCATCCGGGAGGCGGTACTGAACGCGATTAAACACGCCAATGCGAGCCATATTGAGGTGGTTTGCCGCTCTGAAAGCGGCGGCGAGCATTTCGCTTCGGTATTTGACAACGGGCACGGGATTGCCAGCCTTGAAGAGCCGGAAGGTCACTACGGGCTGAATATCATGCACGAACGCGCAGGCCGGCTTGGTGGCCAGCTGACAATATCCCGTCCGCCAGAGGGCGGCACGCGAGTAGAAGTCCACTTTACCTCTGCACCTCCGGCTGCCGCCGGGAGCCATAACAATAATTAG
- the napB gene encoding nitrate reductase cytochrome c-type subunit encodes MNNQGLMKALFQWGAVFTLVVSGALWAANGVDLKQTPEVSGTPEGAVLMPKQQQRMALNYVNQPPMIPHSVDGYQVTPTSNRCLQCHGVESYRTTGAPRVSPTHFMDSDGKVLSNVAPRRYFCLQCHVPQADVAPIVENTFEPSKGFGK; translated from the coding sequence ATGAATAACCAAGGCCTGATGAAGGCGTTGTTTCAATGGGGAGCGGTATTCACTCTGGTTGTCAGTGGGGCGCTTTGGGCGGCAAACGGCGTGGATCTCAAGCAAACGCCTGAAGTGTCCGGTACTCCGGAAGGGGCCGTGCTGATGCCAAAGCAACAGCAACGTATGGCGCTGAACTACGTCAACCAGCCGCCGATGATCCCGCACAGCGTGGACGGCTACCAGGTCACGCCGACCAGCAACCGCTGCCTGCAGTGCCACGGCGTTGAAAGCTACCGCACTACGGGGGCGCCGCGCGTCAGCCCAACGCACTTTATGGATAGCGACGGCAAAGTGTTATCGAACGTGGCGCCTCGCCGCTATTTCTGCCTGCAATGCCACGTGCCGCAGGCGGATGTTGCCCCGATTGTTGAAAATACCTTCGAGCCATCCAAAGGGTTTGGGAAATAA
- the nudK gene encoding GDP-mannose pyrophosphatase NudK, producing MSLRIEVIKDKILSDNYFILRNITYDLSRNGAESVRHKREVYDRGNGATILLYNLDKKTVVLTRQFRVATWVNGNEDGMLIEACAGLLDADEPEVCARKEAMEETGFQVGEVEKVFELYMSPGGVTEIVYFYLAEYSDSQREGAGGGVEDEDIDVLEIPFSQAMAMVKNGEIRDGKTVILLQQLQLRNVMG from the coding sequence ATGTCGTTACGTATTGAAGTCATCAAAGATAAAATCCTGTCTGATAACTACTTCATCCTGCGCAATATTACCTATGACCTGTCTCGTAACGGGGCTGAAAGCGTTCGTCATAAGCGCGAGGTTTATGACCGGGGCAACGGCGCAACTATCCTGCTTTATAACCTTGATAAAAAAACCGTAGTGCTTACACGCCAGTTCCGCGTCGCAACCTGGGTTAACGGGAATGAAGATGGCATGCTGATAGAAGCCTGCGCCGGGCTGCTGGATGCCGACGAGCCGGAAGTCTGCGCCCGCAAGGAGGCCATGGAAGAAACGGGCTTTCAGGTGGGAGAAGTTGAGAAAGTCTTTGAGCTGTATATGTCTCCCGGCGGCGTGACCGAAATCGTCTATTTCTATCTGGCAGAATACAGTGACTCTCAGCGAGAAGGGGCCGGCGGCGGCGTGGAAGATGAAGACATCGACGTGCTGGAAATCCCTTTCAGCCAGGCGATGGCGATGGTGAAGAACGGTGAAATTCGCGATGGTAAGACCGTGATACTGCTGCAACAGCTACAGTTACGCAATGTTATGGGGTAA
- the napA gene encoding nitrate reductase catalytic subunit NapA, protein MKLSRRSFMKANAVAAAAAAAGLSAPGVARAVVGKPDAIKWDKAPCRFCGTGCGVLVGTQNGRVVASQGDPEAPVNRGLNCIKGYFLPKIMYGKDRLTQPLLRMKDGQYHKEGEFQPISWEKAFDVMEEKFKATLKEKGPDGIGMFGSGQWTVWEGYAAAKLFKAGFRSNNIDPNARHCMASAVVGFMRTFGMDEPMGCYDDIEQADAFVLWGSNMAEMHPVLWSRIANRRLSDENVKVAVLSTFQHRSFELADNGMVFTPQSDLAILNYIANYIIQNNAVNESFFKQHVNLRRGVTDIGYGLRPTHPLEKAAKNPGSDASEPMSFDEYKTFVAEYTLEKTAAMSGVPKDQLEALAKLYADPNKKVISYWTMGFNQHVRGVWANNLVYNLHLLTGKISQPGCGPFSLTGQPSACGTAREVGTFAHRLPADMVVTNEKHRAIVEKTWQLPAGTIPAKVGLHAVAQDRALKDGKLNVYWVMCNNNMQAGPNITEERMPGWRDPRNFIIVSDPYPTISALTADLILPTAMWVEKEGAYGNAERRTQFWRQQVSAPGEAKSDLWQLVTFAKRFKVEDVWPAELLEKKPAYRGKTLFDVLFASDEVRQYPLTELAAEQLNDESRELGFYLQKGLFEEYASFGRGHGHDLAPFDEYHKARGLRWPVVDGKETQWRYSEGHDPYVKAGEGYKFYGKPDGKAVIFALPFEPAAEAPDQDYDLWLSTGRVLEHWHTGSMTRRVPELHRAFPEAVTFVHPLDAQERGLRRGDKVKVISRRGEVVSIVETRGRNKPPRGLVYMPFFDAAQLVNNLTLDATDPLSKEADFKKCAVKLVKV, encoded by the coding sequence ATGAAACTCAGTCGTCGTAGCTTTATGAAAGCGAATGCCGTTGCCGCAGCTGCCGCGGCGGCGGGCCTCAGCGCCCCGGGCGTTGCTCGTGCGGTGGTCGGCAAACCCGATGCCATTAAATGGGACAAAGCTCCGTGCCGCTTCTGCGGTACCGGCTGCGGCGTACTGGTGGGGACCCAAAACGGCCGCGTCGTCGCAAGCCAGGGCGACCCGGAAGCGCCTGTCAACCGAGGGCTGAACTGCATTAAGGGCTACTTCCTGCCAAAGATTATGTACGGAAAAGATCGTCTCACTCAGCCTCTGCTGCGCATGAAGGACGGGCAGTACCACAAAGAGGGTGAGTTCCAGCCAATAAGCTGGGAAAAAGCCTTCGACGTGATGGAAGAGAAATTCAAAGCCACCCTGAAAGAGAAAGGCCCGGACGGCATCGGTATGTTCGGCTCCGGCCAGTGGACGGTGTGGGAAGGCTACGCCGCCGCGAAACTGTTTAAGGCGGGTTTCCGTTCTAACAACATCGATCCGAACGCGCGTCACTGTATGGCGTCTGCCGTCGTGGGCTTTATGCGCACCTTCGGCATGGACGAGCCGATGGGCTGCTATGACGATATCGAGCAGGCGGATGCCTTTGTGCTTTGGGGCTCGAACATGGCGGAGATGCACCCGGTGCTCTGGTCGCGCATCGCTAACCGACGCCTGTCCGATGAAAACGTCAAGGTTGCCGTGCTTTCGACCTTCCAGCACCGCAGTTTTGAGCTGGCTGACAACGGCATGGTTTTCACGCCGCAAAGCGATCTGGCGATCCTGAACTACATCGCCAACTACATCATTCAGAACAATGCGGTGAACGAGTCGTTCTTTAAGCAGCACGTTAACCTCCGCCGCGGCGTGACGGATATTGGCTATGGGCTGCGCCCGACGCACCCGCTGGAAAAGGCCGCGAAGAATCCGGGGTCTGACGCTTCCGAGCCGATGAGTTTCGACGAATACAAAACGTTTGTCGCCGAGTACACCCTGGAGAAAACCGCTGCAATGAGCGGGGTGCCGAAAGATCAGCTTGAAGCGCTCGCGAAGCTCTACGCTGACCCGAATAAGAAAGTGATCTCCTACTGGACGATGGGTTTTAACCAGCACGTGCGCGGCGTCTGGGCGAATAACCTGGTTTACAACCTGCATCTGCTGACCGGCAAAATCTCTCAGCCTGGCTGCGGGCCATTCTCACTGACCGGGCAGCCATCCGCCTGCGGCACCGCGCGTGAAGTGGGCACATTTGCACACCGCTTACCGGCAGACATGGTTGTCACCAACGAAAAACACCGGGCAATCGTCGAAAAAACCTGGCAGCTACCCGCCGGCACCATTCCAGCCAAAGTGGGTTTACACGCAGTGGCGCAGGACAGAGCGCTGAAAGACGGCAAGCTCAACGTGTACTGGGTGATGTGCAACAACAACATGCAGGCCGGGCCGAATATCACCGAAGAGCGTATGCCGGGCTGGCGCGATCCGCGCAACTTCATCATCGTCTCCGATCCTTACCCGACCATCAGCGCGTTAACGGCGGACCTGATCCTGCCGACGGCAATGTGGGTGGAGAAAGAGGGGGCCTACGGTAACGCCGAGCGCCGCACGCAGTTCTGGCGTCAGCAGGTGAGCGCGCCGGGTGAGGCGAAGTCCGATCTCTGGCAGCTGGTGACCTTCGCTAAACGCTTTAAGGTCGAGGATGTCTGGCCCGCTGAGCTTCTCGAGAAAAAACCAGCATACCGGGGCAAAACCCTGTTCGACGTGCTGTTCGCCAGCGACGAAGTGCGTCAATACCCGCTGACCGAGCTGGCAGCGGAGCAGCTAAACGACGAATCCCGCGAGCTGGGCTTCTACCTGCAAAAAGGCCTGTTCGAAGAGTATGCCAGCTTTGGCCGCGGGCACGGGCACGATCTGGCCCCGTTTGACGAGTACCACAAAGCTCGGGGTCTACGCTGGCCGGTGGTCGACGGGAAAGAAACCCAGTGGCGCTACAGCGAAGGCCACGACCCGTACGTTAAGGCCGGGGAAGGCTACAAGTTTTATGGCAAGCCGGACGGAAAAGCGGTGATCTTCGCGCTGCCGTTCGAGCCGGCGGCAGAAGCCCCGGACCAGGATTATGACCTGTGGCTGTCTACCGGGCGTGTGCTTGAGCACTGGCATACCGGCAGCATGACGCGCCGTGTGCCTGAGCTGCATCGTGCCTTCCCTGAGGCCGTCACGTTTGTGCATCCGCTGGATGCCCAGGAGCGCGGTCTGCGCCGTGGCGACAAAGTGAAGGTGATTTCTCGCCGTGGTGAAGTGGTCTCCATAGTCGAAACTCGTGGCCGCAATAAGCCGCCTCGGGGCCTTGTCTACATGCCGTTCTTCGACGCCGCGCAGCTGGTAAATAACCTGACGCTCGATGCCACCGACCCGCTTTCCAAAGAGGCGGATTTCAAGAAGTGCGCCGTAAAGCTGGTGAAGGTGTAA
- the napD gene encoding chaperone NapD encodes MHTDWHVCGLVVQARPEHVAAVRRAINALPGSEVAVDDIDSGKLAVVIEAAESNTLLEQIERARNISGVLAVSLVYHQQNEQGEEAP; translated from the coding sequence ATGCACACTGACTGGCACGTATGCGGCCTGGTGGTTCAGGCCAGACCTGAACATGTTGCTGCCGTACGCCGAGCGATCAATGCCCTGCCAGGCAGCGAGGTTGCGGTTGACGATATCGACAGCGGCAAACTTGCGGTGGTTATTGAAGCCGCCGAAAGCAACACGCTGCTGGAACAAATTGAGCGGGCACGCAATATCTCCGGCGTGCTGGCGGTGTCGCTGGTTTATCACCAGCAGAATGAACAAGGTGAGGAAGCACCATGA